GCCGAAGAAGCGGCCATGGCGCACCTTCTCGATGAAGACGAGGCCCGGAGGGCTGTTGGGGAAGAGCTGGCCGTACTCCCCGGCCACGTCGGGCAGCACGGGCGCGAGCGTCGTGAGCCGGTCCTCCCCGGTGCGCACCTCGCCATGACAGTCCTGGCACGCCGCGCGGTACACCTCCGCGCCCCGGCGGGCATCTCCCCGAGGCACGTCGGTGATGTCGCGCACGAGCGTGAAGGACTGCGCTGGTGACTGGGGCTGGGGGCTGAGGCTCACCAGGTACTCGTAGAGGGCGCGGCTCTTGGGATCTTCCGCCGCGAGGGGCGTGGTGCCGCGCATGAAGGCCGTGTAGCAGAAGTTCACCGCGTCCAGCAGTGTCACCTCGTAGCCGCCCCACCAGTGGGGGCGCGAGGCCACGCCCTCCAGCGACAGGCCCGCGTACAGCTTGTCCCCGGCCTGCTCGCTCGAGGTCGCGTGGCACGTGGCGCACGAGAAGGCGTTGTACTGGCTCGTCGACAGCCGGGAGTCCCGGAACAGGGCCTCGCCGTATTCCTCGGCGGGGGTGGGACCACAGCCTGCCACCAGCCCCGCCACCGCGCACGCCACCGCCACCCCTCGTGCCCTCATGGCTTGCTCCTCAGCAGGCCCACCGAGTCCGGATAGATGCCCACCTTCACCGTCTTCTTCACCGCGCCCGCCTCCAGATCCAGCACGTGCAGGGTGCCCGGGCCCACATGGTCTCCCTCGCACACCGCCAGCGCCTGCTTGCCTCCGGGTAACAGCTCCACCTGATGCACGTTGAGACAGCCCGCGGGCGACAGTGGAATCTTCCCCTTCACGGCGGGCCCGCTCCCGCTCACGTCGATGATGGCCACGGTGTCCACCCGCTGGTAGGGCAGGAGGAGTGTCCGGCCATCGACACTGAAGGCCCCGAACATGGGGATGCCCTGGCGCAACTCCTCGTCCATGCGCTCGGGAAGCAGCGAGTGCTCGGGGAGGATGCGCTGGGACTGGGGGTCCAGGTAGTACGCGATGGGGCTGTCCAGGGAGCTCACCCACACGGAGCCATCCGTGGGCGAGAGGGTGAGGGAGTAGGGGGAGTAGCGGGGGGCCTGGGCGGTGCCCGGGTTGGGAAGGGGGACGCGGGTGACGGGGAAGGCCGGGTCATCCAGCCGCACCACGGCGACCTCGTCCGAGAGGCAGGCGACATAGGCGCGCGTCTCGTCCGGGGACAGGCGCACGG
This sequence is a window from Cystobacter ferrugineus. Protein-coding genes within it:
- a CDS encoding c-type cytochrome, which codes for MRARGVAVACAVAGLVAGCGPTPAEEYGEALFRDSRLSTSQYNAFSCATCHATSSEQAGDKLYAGLSLEGVASRPHWWGGYEVTLLDAVNFCYTAFMRGTTPLAAEDPKSRALYEYLVSLSPQPQSPAQSFTLVRDITDVPRGDARRGAEVYRAACQDCHGEVRTGEDRLTTLAPVLPDVAGEYGQLFPNSPPGLVFIEKVRHGRFFGVGGNMPPYSREALSDEDLGALLAWLGL